The following proteins come from a genomic window of Excalfactoria chinensis isolate bCotChi1 chromosome 6, bCotChi1.hap2, whole genome shotgun sequence:
- the KAZALD1 gene encoding kazal-type serine protease inhibitor domain-containing protein 1: MPEVLSSTCLLLSLLTLHWACLQSARAFPSSAEYLQRGWQRLLEEGEGCAECRPEECPEPRGCLAGTVRDACDCCWECANLEGQICDLDNTNHFYGKCGEHLECQLEAGDLQRGEVPEPQCACLSHQALCGSDGRTYPQICRFLESARAHPDANLTVAHEGPCEAEPQITSPPYDAWNVTGQDVIFGCEVFAYPMASIEWRKDGTEMLLPGDDPHISVQFRGGPQKYEVTGWLQIQGVRVTDEGTYRCFARNRVGAVVAVASLTVLTPDQLNLTGLSLPEPHAIPEDYGDSEEEYY; the protein is encoded by the exons ATGCCTGAGGTGCTGAGCtccacctgcctgctgctctccctgctcacCCTGCACTGGGCTTGCCTCCAGTCAGCCCGGGCTTTCCCCAGCAGTGCCGAGTACCTGCAGCGGGGCTGGCAGCGGCTGCTGGAGGAGGGTGAGGGCTGCGCCGAGTGCCGGCCAGAGGAGTGCCCAGAGCCACGGGGCTGCCTGGCTGGCACGGTGAGGGATGCCTGTGACTGCTGCTGGGAATGTGCCAACCTGGAGGGACAGATCTGTGACCTGGACAACACCAACCACTTCTATGGCAAATGCGGGGAGCACCTGGAGTGCCAGCTGGAGGCTGGAGACCTGCAGCGTGGTGAGGTGCCCGAGCCCCAGTGTGCCTGCCTCTCGCACCAGGCGCTGTGCGGCTCCGACGGGCGCACCTACCCCCAGATCTGCCGCTTCCTTGAGTCTGCCCGTGCCCACCCCGATGCCAACCTTACCGTGGCCCATGAGGGTCCCTGTGAGGCAG AGCCTCAGATCACCTCTCCTCCTTATGATGCATGGAATGTCACTGGTCAGGACGTCATCTTTGGCTGCGAGGTCTTTGCCTACCCCATGGCATCCATTGAGTGGAGGAAGGATggcacagagatgctgctgccagGAGATGACCCCCACATCTCTGTCCAG TTCAGAGGTGGCCCCCAGAAATACGAGGTGACCGGCTGGCTGCAGATCCAGGGCGTGCGGGTGACAGATGAGGGCACGTACCGCTGCTTCGCCAGGAACAGGGTCGGGGCTGTGGTGGCAGTGGCCAGCCTGACTGTCCTCACTCCGG ACCAGCTCAACCTGACTGGCTTGTCTCTGCCGGAACCCCACGCCATACCTGAGGACTACGGGGACAGCGAGGAGGAGTACTACTAG
- the SFXN3 gene encoding sideroflexin-3 — MPPTLPTNIDIREPRWDQSTFQGRAKHFFTVTDPRNLLLSGAALDEARRLVLAYRAGTVPPGLTEDELWRAKYIYDSAFHPDTGEKMLLIGRMSAQVPMNMTITGCMLTFYRTTPAVVFWQWVNQSFNAIVNYTNRSGDAPITPSQLGTAYVSATGGAVVTALGLKSLTKHLPAIIGRYVPFAAVAAANCINIPLMRQRELQVGIPITDENGNRLGESTAAAQKAIFQVVVSRIGMAAPAMAIPPVIMNVLEKRAFLKRYPYLNAPLQVGLVGLCLVFATPLCCALFPQKSSMQVSRLEPSVQAQIREVDPQLHTVYFNKGL; from the exons ATGCCCCCCACGCTGCCCACCAACATCGACATCCGCGAGCCCCGCTGGGATCAGAGCACGTTCCAGGGCCGGGCCAAGCACTTCTTCACCGTCACCGACCCCCGCAACCTGCTGCTGTCGGGGGCAGCCCTGGATGAGGCGCGCCGCCTGGTGCTGGCCTACAG GGCGGGCACGGTGCCCCCGGGGCTGACCGAGGATGAGCTGTGGCGTGCCAAGTACATCTATGACTCCGCCTTCCACCCCGACACGGGCGAGAAGATGCTGCTCATCGGGCGCATGTCAGCCCAGGTGCCCATGAACATGACCATCACCGGCTGCATGCTGACCTTCTACAG GACCACGCCGGCCGTGGTGTTCTGGCAGTGGGTGAACCAGTCCTTCAATGCCATCGTTAACTACACCAACCGCAGCGGAGATGCTCCCATCACACCCAG CCAGCTGGGGACAGCCTACGTGAGTGCGACCGGAGGGGCGGTTGTTACAGCACTGGGGCTCAAGTCCCTCACCAAG CACCTGCCGGCCATCATCGGGCGCTACGTGCCTTTTGCGGCCGTGGCTGCTGCCAACTGCATCAACATCCCGCTGATGAGGCAGAG GGAACTCCAAGTGGGGATCCCCATCACAGATGAGAATGGGAACCGCCTGGGTGAGTCCACGGCAGCCGCCCAGAAGGCCATCTTCCAGGTGGTGGTGTCCCGTATTGGGATGGCAGCCCCGGCCATGG CCATCCCCCCGGTGATCATGAATGTGCTGGAGAAGAGAGCCTTCCTCAAG CGGTACCCGTACCTGAACGCTCCCCTGCAGGTTGGCCTGGTGGGGCTCTG CTTGGTGTTTGCAACCCCGCTGTGCTGTGCGCTCTTCCCACAGAAGAG CTCGATGCAGGTGAGCCGCCTGGAGCCCAGCGTCCAAGCTCAGATCCGGGAGGTGGACCCTCAGCTGCACACTGTCTACTTCAACAAGGGGCTGTGA
- the PDZD7 gene encoding PDZ domain-containing protein 7 isoform X2, with the protein MAQGWEDAEMTAAGRSRSSSSEVSLAPRCLLSKQSRLLNGVTRSARATSPMGRVILINSPIEASSNESDVINAITVEKSTDGKLGFSVRGGSEHGLGIFVSKVEEGSAAEQAGLCVGDKITEVNSVSLENITMSSAVKVLTGNNRLRMVVRRMGRVPGIKFSKEKTAWVDVVNRRLVVEKSGSTPSESGSEDGLRRIVHLYTTSDDYCLGFNIRGGREFGLGIYVSKVDPGGLAEQNGIRVGDQVLAANGVKFEDISHSKAVEVLKGQTHIMLTIKETGRFPAYKELVAEYCWLSRLTNGQLQQLSQTSETSSSISSYSSGPPPGTVNGLGTMTPGPPTRTVDVAISTEDGPRRGWARDRAERAMQTEPATEGLQETRRTVRPPELLRDTAIRGQGAREPPGTQLRRTFSHSPKTALLLALSRPRQPITRSQSDLTVAEEKRKKKPEGQGSRGATPGLHRSKTLVNLFFKGGRTSSQSWVPPSPEPPSSERRARTKSPGRPDGDREKSRRGPIPAPFCSLATPQPDSADPEARLRLIQDTAARLLSPDEVTAVLRHCTRYLHEGSVEDLVRPLLAILDKPEKVLLLRDVRSVVAPTDLGRFDSMVMPLELEAFDALKSRSVRSPALRPAHHDVTPKRHLITPVPDYRGGFLLKPAGAPEPEEAEGLPQSPARPRASPSPRRLHPRTYTPLPDVPVDAYAYASGPSPTPSPRPPNWLLAESPHSPQPQDGRCSVPVKPRRGRAPLTLGGERGAVPLANGPREEEEEEERLLTVTLSKLKHSLGISISGGIESRAQPMVKIEKIFPGGAAFLSGVLKAGHELVSVDGESLQNVTHQRAVDIIRQAYRNKAKEPMELVVRVPAAPPE; encoded by the exons ATGGCCCAGGGCTGGGAGGACGCGGAGATGACGGCGGCCGGGCGGTCGCGGAGCTCCAGCAGCGAGGTCAGCCTGGCGCCCCGCTGCCTGCTCAGCAAGCAGAGCCGCCTGCTCAACGGGGTCACCCGCAGCGCCCGCGCCACGTCCCCCATGGGGCGCGTCATCCTCATCAACTCCCCTATCGAAG CCAGCAGCAATGAGAGTGATGTCATCAATGCCATCACGGTGGAGAAGAGCACGGATGGCAAGCTGGGCTTTAGTGTCCGCGGTGGCTCCGAGCACGGGCTGGGCATCTTTGTGAGCAAAGTGGAGGAGGGCAGCGCTGCCG AGCAGGCTGGGCTGTGCGTGGGGGACAAGATCACAGAGGTGAACAGCGTGAGCCTAGAGAACATCACCATGAGCAGTGCTGTCAAGGTTCTCACTGGCAACAACCGCCTCCGCATGGTGGTCCGGCGTATGGGCCGTGTGCCGGGCATCAAGTTCTCCAAGGAGAAGACAGCCTG GGTGGATGTGGTGAACAGGCGCCTGGTGGTGGAGAAGAGTGGCTCAACACCATCAGAAAGTGGCTCTGAGGATGGTCTGCGGCGCATCGTCCACCTCTACACCACCTCTGATGATTACTGCCTGGGCTTCAATATCCGCGGAGGTCGGGAGTTCGGCCTTGGCATCTATGTCTCCAA GGTGGACCCTGGGGGGCTGGCAGAGCAGAATGGCATTCGGGTGGGCGACCAAGTCCTTGCAGCCAATGGAGTCAAGTTTGAAGACATAAGCCATAGCAAGGCGGTGGAGGTGCTCAAGGGACAGACCCACATCATGCTTACCATCAAG GAGACCGGCCGCTTCCCTGCCTACAAGGAGCTGGTGGCCGAGTACTGCTGGCTCAGCCGCT TGACCAAcgggcagctgcagcagctctctcaGACCTCGGAGACCagctcctccatctcctcctaCTCCTCGGGGCCACCGCCAGGAACAGTGAACGGGCTGGGGACGATGACCCCTGGGCCACCCACACGCACGGTGGACGTTGCCATCTCCACAGAGGATGGGCCGCGGCGGGGCTGGGCACGGGATCGTGCTGAACGGGCCATGCAGACAGAACCTGCCACCGAGGGGCTGCAGGAAACGCGGCGCACGGTGCGGCCCCCAGAGCTGCTGCGGGACACGGCCATCCGAGGACAGGGTGCCCGTGAGCCCCCCGGCACCCAGCTGCGCCGCACCTTCTCCCACTCCCCCAAAACGGCACTGCTGTTGGCACTGAGCCGGCCCCGGCAGCCCATCACACGTTCCCAGAGCGACCTCACAGTGGCTG aggagaagaggaagaagaagccGGAGGGACAGGGGTCACGGGGGGCTACTCCTGGGCTACACCGCTCCAAGACCCTCGTCAACCTCTTCTTCAAGGGTGGTCGCaccagcagccagagctgggtACCTCCCAGCCCTGAGCCCCCCAGCTCCGAGCGCCGGGCACGCACCAAGTCCCCGGGCCGCCCTGATGGGGACAGAG AGAAAAGCCGCCGTggccccatcccagccccattcTGCAGCCTGGCCACCCCACAGCCCGACAGTGCTGATCCCGAGGCACGGCTTAGGCTTATCCAGGATACAGCAGCACGGCTGCTCAGCCCCGATGAGGTGACGGCTGTGCTCCGCCACTGCACTCGG TACCTGCATGAGGGTAGCGTGGAGGACCTGGTGCGGCCATTGCTTGCTATCCTGGACAAGCCCGagaaggtgctgctgctgcgggaCGTCAG GAGTGTGGTGGCCCCCACAGACCTGGGTCGCTTTGACAGCATGGTGATGCCGCTGGAGCTGGAGGCTTTTGATGCCCTCAAGAGCCGCTCAG TGCGCTCACCTGCCCTGCGCCCAGCCCACCACGATGTCACCCCCAAGCGACACCTCATCACGCCTGTGCCTG ATTACCGTGGAGGGTTCCTGCTGAAACCAGCAGGGGCCCCTGAAccagaggaagctgaggggCTGCCACagagcccggcccggccgcggGCCTCCCCAAGCCCCCGCCGACTGCACCCCCGCACCTACACCCCACTCCCTGACGTGCCAGTGGACGCCTACGCCTATGCCAGCGGCCCCTCACCCACCCCTAGCCCCAGGCCCCCCAACTGGCTGCTGGCCGAGTCCCcgcacagcccccagccccaagaCGGGCGCTGCTCCGTGCCGGTGAAGCCCCGGAGAGGTCGGGCTCCCCTCACATtgggaggagagaggggggCTGTGCCGCTCGCCAATGGCCccagggaggaagaggaggaggaggagcggctgctgaCTGTCACCTTGTCCAAGCTGAAGCATTCACTGG GGATCAGCATCTCTGGTGGCATTGAATCACGGGCACAGCCGATGGTGAAGATTGAGAAGATCTTCCCAGGGGGGGCCGCTTTCCTCAGTGGTGTCCTCAAG GCAGGGCATGAGCTGGTGTCAGTAGATGGAGAGAGCCTGCAGAACGTCACGCACCAGCGCGCCGTGGACATCATCCGCCAGGCCTACCGCAACAAAGCCAAGGAGCCCATGGAGCTGGTGGTGCGGGTGCCCGCTGCCCCCCCGGAGTGA
- the PDZD7 gene encoding PDZ domain-containing protein 7 isoform X1 encodes MAQGWEDAEMTAAGRSRSSSSEVSLAPRCLLSKQSRLLNGVTRSARATSPMGRVILINSPIEASSNESDVINAITVEKSTDGKLGFSVRGGSEHGLGIFVSKVEEGSAAEQAGLCVGDKITEVNSVSLENITMSSAVKVLTGNNRLRMVVRRMGRVPGIKFSKEKTAWVDVVNRRLVVEKSGSTPSESGSEDGLRRIVHLYTTSDDYCLGFNIRGGREFGLGIYVSKVDPGGLAEQNGIRVGDQVLAANGVKFEDISHSKAVEVLKGQTHIMLTIKETGRFPAYKELVAEYCWLSRLTNGQLQQLSQTSETSSSISSYSSGPPPGTVNGLGTMTPGPPTRTVDVAISTEDGPRRGWARDRAERAMQTEPATEGLQETRRTVRPPELLRDTAIRGQGAREPPGTQLRRTFSHSPKTALLLALSRPRQPITRSQSDLTVAEEKRKKKPEGQGSRGATPGLHRSKTLVNLFFKGGRTSSQSWVPPSPEPPSSERRARTKSPGRPDGDRVGAVQKFVIRSLKREKSRRGPIPAPFCSLATPQPDSADPEARLRLIQDTAARLLSPDEVTAVLRHCTRYLHEGSVEDLVRPLLAILDKPEKVLLLRDVRSVVAPTDLGRFDSMVMPLELEAFDALKSRSVRSPALRPAHHDVTPKRHLITPVPDYRGGFLLKPAGAPEPEEAEGLPQSPARPRASPSPRRLHPRTYTPLPDVPVDAYAYASGPSPTPSPRPPNWLLAESPHSPQPQDGRCSVPVKPRRGRAPLTLGGERGAVPLANGPREEEEEEERLLTVTLSKLKHSLGISISGGIESRAQPMVKIEKIFPGGAAFLSGVLKAGHELVSVDGESLQNVTHQRAVDIIRQAYRNKAKEPMELVVRVPAAPPE; translated from the exons ATGGCCCAGGGCTGGGAGGACGCGGAGATGACGGCGGCCGGGCGGTCGCGGAGCTCCAGCAGCGAGGTCAGCCTGGCGCCCCGCTGCCTGCTCAGCAAGCAGAGCCGCCTGCTCAACGGGGTCACCCGCAGCGCCCGCGCCACGTCCCCCATGGGGCGCGTCATCCTCATCAACTCCCCTATCGAAG CCAGCAGCAATGAGAGTGATGTCATCAATGCCATCACGGTGGAGAAGAGCACGGATGGCAAGCTGGGCTTTAGTGTCCGCGGTGGCTCCGAGCACGGGCTGGGCATCTTTGTGAGCAAAGTGGAGGAGGGCAGCGCTGCCG AGCAGGCTGGGCTGTGCGTGGGGGACAAGATCACAGAGGTGAACAGCGTGAGCCTAGAGAACATCACCATGAGCAGTGCTGTCAAGGTTCTCACTGGCAACAACCGCCTCCGCATGGTGGTCCGGCGTATGGGCCGTGTGCCGGGCATCAAGTTCTCCAAGGAGAAGACAGCCTG GGTGGATGTGGTGAACAGGCGCCTGGTGGTGGAGAAGAGTGGCTCAACACCATCAGAAAGTGGCTCTGAGGATGGTCTGCGGCGCATCGTCCACCTCTACACCACCTCTGATGATTACTGCCTGGGCTTCAATATCCGCGGAGGTCGGGAGTTCGGCCTTGGCATCTATGTCTCCAA GGTGGACCCTGGGGGGCTGGCAGAGCAGAATGGCATTCGGGTGGGCGACCAAGTCCTTGCAGCCAATGGAGTCAAGTTTGAAGACATAAGCCATAGCAAGGCGGTGGAGGTGCTCAAGGGACAGACCCACATCATGCTTACCATCAAG GAGACCGGCCGCTTCCCTGCCTACAAGGAGCTGGTGGCCGAGTACTGCTGGCTCAGCCGCT TGACCAAcgggcagctgcagcagctctctcaGACCTCGGAGACCagctcctccatctcctcctaCTCCTCGGGGCCACCGCCAGGAACAGTGAACGGGCTGGGGACGATGACCCCTGGGCCACCCACACGCACGGTGGACGTTGCCATCTCCACAGAGGATGGGCCGCGGCGGGGCTGGGCACGGGATCGTGCTGAACGGGCCATGCAGACAGAACCTGCCACCGAGGGGCTGCAGGAAACGCGGCGCACGGTGCGGCCCCCAGAGCTGCTGCGGGACACGGCCATCCGAGGACAGGGTGCCCGTGAGCCCCCCGGCACCCAGCTGCGCCGCACCTTCTCCCACTCCCCCAAAACGGCACTGCTGTTGGCACTGAGCCGGCCCCGGCAGCCCATCACACGTTCCCAGAGCGACCTCACAGTGGCTG aggagaagaggaagaagaagccGGAGGGACAGGGGTCACGGGGGGCTACTCCTGGGCTACACCGCTCCAAGACCCTCGTCAACCTCTTCTTCAAGGGTGGTCGCaccagcagccagagctgggtACCTCCCAGCCCTGAGCCCCCCAGCTCCGAGCGCCGGGCACGCACCAAGTCCCCGGGCCGCCCTGATGGGGACAGAG TAGGTGCTGTGCAGAAGTTTGTCATCCGGAGCCTGAAACGGG AGAAAAGCCGCCGTggccccatcccagccccattcTGCAGCCTGGCCACCCCACAGCCCGACAGTGCTGATCCCGAGGCACGGCTTAGGCTTATCCAGGATACAGCAGCACGGCTGCTCAGCCCCGATGAGGTGACGGCTGTGCTCCGCCACTGCACTCGG TACCTGCATGAGGGTAGCGTGGAGGACCTGGTGCGGCCATTGCTTGCTATCCTGGACAAGCCCGagaaggtgctgctgctgcgggaCGTCAG GAGTGTGGTGGCCCCCACAGACCTGGGTCGCTTTGACAGCATGGTGATGCCGCTGGAGCTGGAGGCTTTTGATGCCCTCAAGAGCCGCTCAG TGCGCTCACCTGCCCTGCGCCCAGCCCACCACGATGTCACCCCCAAGCGACACCTCATCACGCCTGTGCCTG ATTACCGTGGAGGGTTCCTGCTGAAACCAGCAGGGGCCCCTGAAccagaggaagctgaggggCTGCCACagagcccggcccggccgcggGCCTCCCCAAGCCCCCGCCGACTGCACCCCCGCACCTACACCCCACTCCCTGACGTGCCAGTGGACGCCTACGCCTATGCCAGCGGCCCCTCACCCACCCCTAGCCCCAGGCCCCCCAACTGGCTGCTGGCCGAGTCCCcgcacagcccccagccccaagaCGGGCGCTGCTCCGTGCCGGTGAAGCCCCGGAGAGGTCGGGCTCCCCTCACATtgggaggagagaggggggCTGTGCCGCTCGCCAATGGCCccagggaggaagaggaggaggaggagcggctgctgaCTGTCACCTTGTCCAAGCTGAAGCATTCACTGG GGATCAGCATCTCTGGTGGCATTGAATCACGGGCACAGCCGATGGTGAAGATTGAGAAGATCTTCCCAGGGGGGGCCGCTTTCCTCAGTGGTGTCCTCAAG GCAGGGCATGAGCTGGTGTCAGTAGATGGAGAGAGCCTGCAGAACGTCACGCACCAGCGCGCCGTGGACATCATCCGCCAGGCCTACCGCAACAAAGCCAAGGAGCCCATGGAGCTGGTGGTGCGGGTGCCCGCTGCCCCCCCGGAGTGA